The nucleotide window TCGCTGCTGCCGGTGTCCAACGTCACACTGACTTCCTGGCCGGGAGTGCCGAGGGTGAGGTTCATCGTGTAGCCAAGATTCGTCGCCTAGAGACGTGCATTAGCGACCGTCACAATTCCCCTGATTCGGACTCGGGATGTCAACATACCAGGTTAACAAGGTCGGCTGAAGCCGTCGATCGCTTCCGGCGGGACCGGTCGGCGATCTGACGACGTTCAAAATTGAACTGAAGCGTAGATGGTTCATCGCGCTCATGGATAGAGAGGGAATAGGCGGACTGGGCGGCCCAGgccagagagagaagggtgGTGCTCTTCATGGTGGTGCTGTGATGATTTCCCTTCTCACGTAATTTGGGGGCGAACCTGTCGGGGGGAAGTTGGGGGAGCGGAGCGTCTTATATGGTCGGTGCAGAAACGATGGATCTGGATAAAAAAAGTTGCCCATGGGAGGCGCAGGGAGGGGCACGGGGAAGTCGGAGAAGTGCTCAGCCTTGCGCGGTCGCTTCGTCTTGGCCTGTTCCTGAGTTTTTAACAGAAAGCCATCCAGCGCCAGAGACCCGCTCCAATGTCAGCCTTCAGACCCTGGGGCTGTTGCTTTTTTGCTGACAAGCGCTGGGCTGTGAAGAGGCTCTTGTCTGGCAACCAACGAATCCCATAAGGGGGAAACTTAGACAAGTGGGTCGTTGGCAGGCAACCATCAAATGAAGAACTGTTCTATCCGCCAccccgaggaggaagaagaagaactgcgAGACTATTCCCTCCCTCGAACTAGTGGATTAGACGGGGGTTTACTCCGTCGGTCATACCGGAAATGATGACTCTTGGCAAAAGCATGGCCTCTGACATGGCATCTTGACTAACTACAACATGAACATCATAACTAGCCATTTTGCTATTGAGATGACAACTGCATGCCGTTCACCATTTGCAAACCCAGCAGTGACGACACCCCAACGTGGGATGGCGTGGCTTCGCATCGCTCGGATGCAGGCGGAGACACCCGATTCTTCGACCGGCGCTAAATCTTGCCCTCATTAGTCACCGCGGACTTGCTCCCCTATCCAATGACATGGTGTCATCCGCGCCTTTCCACGCCTGCAATCATTGCGGTCGATGGAGTTTGTTAATAAGCCGTCACGGTTAATGTTAGCTAACTAGCCGTCCTTCGACTGGAACAAACATAAGACAGTTGCTATTAAAGGTTTAGCATTTGGCCATTTGAGTTTGTCGGTCCTGGAAGGTTTCACAGCCTTGTTCAACGGGCCTTGACACAGCACAATGCAATTTAATCCCTGGCAATAGCGCCTCCTTCGTGGTTATCGGCCCGTTCGCCTAGAGATCGAAGAGCTCTTGGCAAGACCCTGATTCGCACCCTGGCCGTGAACTGCTATATCCACTTCGTATAAGGTGGATCGAGGGGCTAATTCTGCCGTTATCATAAGCAGATTTTTACTATCGTGCTCGTGGTGAAAGGGGTAATTGGAGTTTACTGGACTTCTTATTTGACCTTAAGACGGACTCGAACAACCGGGAGATGTGATGCAGGGCACCCAATCCTAGCAATCGATCTCTACAAATAGAAAGTAACTACTCAAACTCGGAAAAAAAGCAGAAGTGCGATAACTCTAAATGCCATTCTCACCTTACGAGAGAAGTCAAATCAGGGTCCACTATATCTCACTCTCCAATCTCGATAAATTCCCTAACCAATTCAGTCCACCCAGCGCTCAGTCCACCCGTCCGCTGATTTTCCTATTATTGAGAACCCAAGCTAGTGACAAACCGCCTCATACTCTCATTTCTCTTATCCACGATAGTTCATTTTCACTACTACAGCTGCCTAATCCGGTTATCCTTTAGATGAAGCTATCTATCACTCTGGTTCGGTTCATTGTGCCGACGGACTCCGTATCGGCCGTGAGCGCTTCAGTCGTTAGCCCTGACTTTAGATCCCTGGTGGCTCGAGCTCAAAATTAGGCTGAGGCAACAGTCGGATATGAGTCACTGATATGACGCAGAGCAGTATACCTAGACAACTAGACGAGCAGATGACTTTAGTGTCGACTATCGTTCCTTCAATATACGAAGCTTGTTAAGGCGATGCGGGAGATGTCGTGGGAGAGGAAACTGTCTACGAGGGGGCGATGAGCTTGGCAGAGTGTCGATTGCATTCACGATGATCCCAGACAGTGGCTGCTCAGAGGGGTCGGACTCTGTGTGATTTCGATGTCGAAAACTTCCTTGATCAGTGTACGAGACATTACTGCCACCCTCCTGGTAAATGCCAAACCAATCTGTCATATTCATATAATGATTCGCGATAGTGCTAGGTATGCTAGTGGCCGGTCTAGTCTACTTTAGTAACAATCATTTAACTTGGTGATAAATTGTACAGCTCCGTCGGAAAGCCGCAACATGATATATGCAGCTCTAGTGGGGAAATGATAATGCACTCTTTCCAAGCATGCCATGTAAGCCACAGTGGGGTTCGAAGCAGCCAACACCAGTGTACCTGGTTTTTTATGACAGCATATGGGCTATTGTATTTTCTCTAGGATACAGCGCCCGGTGTGATGCTGTTCCTATACCGACGTTGTTGGGGATTCTCGGGTTGAAACTTGCCCGGTGACAATAGGGACCATATGGGTCTCGGGGTAGCAGTATTTGATCTCTCCTGCtttcgaggatgacgatgcaAGGAAAATGAATGTTAGAGGGCGTATGTGGTTAGTCCTGATCTCTAAAGTGTAAATGTGGGTGGTTGAGTCGAGTACGAATTATCGGTAATAAATATCTTGTAGTCTCGCCAGCGATGATACAGAAGACATCGCCAATTAAGAAGGCCAACGACATCAAAACCaagcgaaaaaaaaaaaaaaaaaaaaaaaaaaaaaaaaaaacacgatttataaaatctattctCCTTCTAACTCTACGGATTCATACAAGGGAGgtgtgaaaaagaaaaaacaaaatacaAAAAGAtatgacaagagtgggattcgaacccacgccCCTTTCGAGACTAGGAATGCTCCGAAGGAACATGTCTGATCAGATACACCTGACCCTAGCGCCTTAGAccgctcggccatcttgccgTTGATGTATTTCCTCCCCCAACTTACCCCTCATATTCCACACCTActttctatctatctcctGGGGCATAACTTCTCACCATCCCCGCCACTCCCCTCGCAacatcccctcccatcccatccaaacCCCTCAGTATCCCTTCCcgatccccttcccctcgttCCTGGCTCATCTTGAACTTCCCCTCCATGCGCTCCACTGTCACTTCGATACCGAcgatgttcttcttcaggATGTTGATGTATGCTTCTGGCGCTTCGTCGACGGTCCATGCTCGTGGGCATGATTTCTCCTCCGGGTTGTTATGAGTATCACTAGTGCTGGTGGTTGTATACCCCATGATATTCCCCTCACAATGCGCCGAGAGATCACGAAGCTGTTTATTCAGAAACATCGAGGCCTGTTgacccccttccccttccgaACGGGGATTATAGATCCGCACGCGGCCGTAGACTTGCACGGCGGCGTAGTTCCATGTTGGGGCGACTTTGCCGGTCTGgggcttggtggtggtgtagaaGTGCGGGGTGATGTAGCTGTGGTAAGGGGAGGtaaagaggatgaggacttCGGTGGGGAGGATGGCCTCAGATTGGGTGGCTAGGGAGTCGAGGATGGCGGCGCATTGGGGATTGGCGCGGGCGATGTGGCCGCGGAGTTTGATCTTGTTGTTGGTATCatcagtggtggtggtgggaggagggatgtcGAGAACCCAGGGGATGTGGGTGGATTGGAGTAACGGGTgtagaggggagggaatggcggtggtgagtACGCCGAGAGGGTTTTGTTGGATGAAGGTGTggagggttgagggggtggagTCGGTGTAGATTTCTTTCATGTACATGATggctgtatgtatgcataTGTATAACTGGGAGTAGGgtagagatagatagatgagaGGTGCAATCGGGCTGGAAGCAAGGGGGAACAAGATGCAGATAACCTTAGATCTTGTCCCCCGTGCGGGGTTTGGGACAACTCAATTATGGGGTTCATTCCTATTGGCTTGTCGGCTATGTTCCGAGTCTATGATGTATGGTACAGCATCATTGTGGTAATTCTTTTTGTTTACATTCGTTTGTACTTGTATCATGACAGTAAGGAAATATGTACAGTGAAGTGTAGATGGCAGATGTTGTTGTCCTCCGCCAAAATCATTATCCCCGAGGATTATTAGCAAGGGGGCCATTCTCATTCATTGCGTGGCCAGCGCAGGTCAAAGCATTGCAAAGCCTGTCTGGCTTGGGTTATCGGTTAGGAGttggaaaaaaagaattgcCCATTGTAAGTGGCATTTTATCGCCATGGGCTTTGCTTTCGAATAAACTCCGATGTGTTTCGCGGCGCATGTGGTATGACCGCGCCAGCTACTAGTGGCGGAGCTGGGTCGTCGCTAACCCAGTGAGGGTTTCGGTCCTCTAATGTGTACGGAGGGACCTTCAGGCAATGCCCGCGTCGGTCGCAAATCGGTCAGCGACGATTGCTTGCGGGCGCGCGATGCTCGCATATCTGTCGCGAGATGGGATTGTCGCAAATGCAAAGGAATGAGAACACAGTTTCTCAACTGGTCGAGTAGTAGGATGGCAATGCGACTggattaaaatcttataaaccGGCCACGGTGTTCGGCCGGTAATCTCAAATAGAAGGTATAGAATCATCAGGGCAGCTTAGGAGTCTAATGGTAGATGCTGCTTCGCTCGCGTTGGCCACTTAGATTGCTTGATGCAGAGTCATAGGCCGCCTCATGGGTGACCTCGATCGTCGTGTGCTGCAGCACCACTCCCATCGGGGCCAGCTCCAACCCATCCTTGCCGATCATCTCCTCGGTGGAATCGCTGCGGCCGCGCGCAATCGTGGTGTTGGTCGGTCCCTTGCCATCGATACTGTTGCCATAGTGGTGTGCGACCGACGATTTGTTCGGTCGGCTGGAGtatttgttgctgctgccatggATCCTGGCTTCGGGCTCCAGCACCACGCTGCGGCGACTCAGTGTGTACATGAGGGAATCACAGAAGCCACACAGAGTCATGAAGGATCCAGCAAAGCAGAAGTAGAGAACGCTGGGGGAATGGCCACTGGCAGAAGCCATTCGACCTGCGGCAAGAGGTAAGGTAAGGCAGATATACACAACGGGATATAACGCCATGTGGAAAATGACACGCTTGAGTCGGGTCAGACTTTCGGAGTTGTGCTCGCCCAGGATGGCTGACTCGGCGATCCTCTTGCGCAGTTGAAGGAACATGATCGCGTAGAGGACGACGGTGAAGAACTCCGAGGCGAAAATCCAAAAGTAGTGAGTCCACAGACGCATCGACTCGTACTTGGGGGTCATCCAGCACTGGAGTAAAAGAACGTTAGTGACTTACCGAAATATTGTAAAGAGAAGATCAACTTACCCAGGCTACAGCCGGATACCAGACGTACCGACCGTGTGCTGCGATCGGAATGACAGTCGTTATAACCCCAAAGAGCCAGAGCCCACAAATGATGGAAACAAAAAGACGGTGTGAGATCTGGTAGCCCAAGGTGACGTGCATGAAAGTGTGCGCAGCAATGGCGAGCACGAACAGACCACTCATGGGATCACCAATCTGCAGCCAGATGCCCTGCAAGAAGCATGCAGGGTCTGCGGCCGTCACCGAGTTGGTCTGGATCCATCGCAGACTGATGATAAAGCCCAGACTTTGGATGAAGTCAGCCAGAATGAGGTTGAACATGAGCACGACATATTGGTTGTAACCGATGTAACGTTTGTAGTGGCGTTTCCAGAAAATAAAACGATAGGTAAAGAAAGTCAACAAGGAAAGAGTACAAATGAGTGAGACGGTGGCCAGCGCTGAGATAACAATCAAGCCCTTGGTCTGCAAACTCGGCAGTGGGCTCATAACAGCCTCGCCCTGGGTACTCGACGAGGACGAGCGACGCTGCAGGGCCGGATTAGCCGCATGGGCGTCTGCCTCGTACAGTAAGGACTGGATCGCCAGGGACAGCATGATGGGGAAAGGTGACCGGGGGTGGAATTGTTTCAGGCTTCCTTTCCACCGACGGCATTTGACCTATATAACCGCTGTGTCCTTCCACCCCCTGGGGTTGGTCCTAGCAGGCAGCGTGGCCAGGAGCCCTCACCCGCTCTAAGTCCAATTAGGAACGTCGCGTCAAGTGTCGATCGAGGGTACCGTGGATTCGACGGATTTTACGGAAACGACTCACTGCAATTACCGGGGCGGGTTCGGGCATGTGCCGAAAGGAGTTATCATCTTCCGTGACGACTGGGGGGTCCCATCTCCACCTGGGAGGTTTTGGGAGCGAGCTTGGCTCCTTTAGCTGTCCATCTGAACCTCCGCAGCGAACGGGGTCTCTCTAGTCTCAACCAAGCTTTATAAGAGGGCAATAGTCCCCCTGGAGACGGCTCAGAATGCGACCTCCATGCGATGGTCCCAATGGTTCTAGCGCTAGAGGAAAACCCTAGAAACGCCACCGAAGCTTGTTATTGGCATGAAAATCCCTATCGGCCGGTTGACAATCACTactgctgcttgctggggCCTCGGGTTGGGGCTACTGGACCATCGTGAGCTATGTCGAGGGCATCAGACAACTACAAGTGGTGATGGTTTCGATTTCTCGGCATCAGAATCACTCGCTGCCTTAGAAAAAAAGACGCTATCTCAGTAGCTGTCTTGGCAAAGGCTCAGGGTTCACGTCGCTCCGTActttttgcctttttgactttttctcatttattttctttgttcgTTGACCTTGTCTAGTGTGTGGGCTTATGCAAAATAAGAccagaataatatagaataatagtaATCCTCCTGCCAGGCCCACGTGGGGCGACCAACGCCAGTCGGAagccggcaagcgagtcagAAAGTGGCTCCGGGTTTCATCCTCGGccatggaagaaaaggcGAGAAACCCAGCTGGGAaggagtacggagtacttttTTACTTTTGCTACTTTTTACTTCATGGGTCGGGTATCCCCGGACCTGTCCCTGGTTCcagacttttttttttttttttttttttttttttttttttttcatcgCGTCTTGCTTGGTTCCTTGTGTTGATCCTCGTATCGGGCCAGGAGTTGAATAAGAATAACATTGACAAGAAACTCTGTTGACAATGTCGGAAAGCTACGTTGCCCGTGTTGCGCTTGGCTGTGGTGGCGATAAACGGGCGCAGGTAGAAAAATCTCCGCCTCCGGCCACGTTTATGAGTGGCACTCAAGGTGGCACTTGTTGTGCGCTATCGCAGGCACCAACGATGATGGTTTCTAAATAGCTCCTGTGCTCGTTGATCTACAAATTGCAATCCTGTCCTTATCGCAACCACTATCGGGTTGGGTCGGTCCATGGTGCGGAGTCCCGgtaagagaaaaagggatGATTAGGGTGATCACCTCGCGACGCGCCACGGTTAGAAGGCGGGAGGATAAAGAAGCTTCGAACCTTTCGAAGCACGGTCTGCCTTCGGTTTGCCTCTTTAAGAAGGAGGATCAATCTAAGCTGGTGGAGATTGGATCTCcaggggggtggatgactAGAGTCAGACACGGCCCTTGATCCATGGTTACGGATTTCGCGGGCCGGACTAGATACGGAGGACTTGCCGTATGCCGTAGATTCGTGGAAAACACGATGATCCTTTTCTGTGCGTCAGGTGTGCGTCCTTTTTAGCCTTCTAAAACCTTCGCTAGTTCTGAGTCTGTTCACGGTGACACTGTTCTTCAGCCCTATCACTCGTGGAGCGCGcagctggaaaagaaaaccgcACAGTGACATCCACCTGGTCCCATTGTAGTGGTCCAACACTCCTCTCTCGACAAATGGTATCTTTGGCATTGGCTGCAATCTGTGTGGACGCTACTCGGCTAAGTGCATGTCCTGTGTAATGAGTTCAGTAGTATAACTTGATTGGGTGTGCCGAGTCAGTGTCATATAGAGATGGCGCGGCACAGCGAAGAGATTTAGACTCTCGTCTGAGATTCCCGAACCGACGCGAGGCGGGGGTGGTCATGAGAGTGTGGAAAAAAGCACAAAAATTGTACCAGAGCTCAATAGCCTTTTCTGTTTCCCCAATGCCTTTGTTCGAATGACTGGCAGGCGGTGGAGTGAAATTCTTGCGTGACTAGTACTATGGTGGCGTTCTTTAGGCTGGCCAGTTGAGAGACAAGTTACAACATCGGGGGTCACCTCCCTTTCGGAATGTCGCCCCGCCTTGCCTATGAAAGATCGCCTCAATTACCAAGTCCTTGGGAGGCCTGGGGGATCCTATCACATGTGCTCCATTGCCGTCGACCACCCCTTATGCGTAGTACTAGTCCCTGGGGTACTGGTTAGTGTCCCTCCCAGGCAGAAATTTGGGAGGCGGCGTCCCGAGTAATTGGTTGGGActtcttccaccatggcAACAAGAGCCTAGGTATAATTGCCGAAACAAAGCCAAAGAAAGCATAAGGGCCACCCCCGTCGACATCTATGAATAGCTCCATCCTACGCCTCGTGCTCAAAGTCCAGGAAGCTCAGGGGCTCATTTAGTCAGCGGGTTCGTATTTCCCCTCACGCCTCCTCATTTCCCCTCACCTCCCCTCTTATGCCAAGAGCAAAACATTCGGTGGGAACGGCAGGATTCAATATATTTGATCCTTTTCATACCCTTATTTTGACCGTTGAATGCATCGCGAGGTGCACGAGCCCTTCGTGCGCAAGCTAGGCAGGCCTACTGGCAATTCGATTGCTGCCTTCAGACCGTCGACGCATCAAATAAATTAGCGAACGTTGGACTAAATAACATGCCATGAGGGGGTTTGGCCCTGTTGGCTCGTGCTCGTTCCCGAGCTAGGCGTGCTGGAGACTGGAGTGTGGTGCGATTGATTTGACAATGCAAATCACATCTCGCACTGGCAGAACTGGGATGACGCGTCTGAATCAATCCAAGCAAAAGGCGCACATTGGCACTGCTTGGCCAGTTTTCCTCTCCCCGGGTTTTTTCTTCGCACTGGCAGTGAGAAACTGAAAATCCTTAATCGTTCGCAGCGTCGCCAAGACTAGCAAACATACTTGCTTCCGGATAATGATAATGCTCAACATTCATCCCAATATCCCATTGACAAATCGGAAACTTAGTGTGCCATCTTCCCAAGTCTTCCGGCACCGTTGCTACTAGCTACAATCAGAAGGTGTTGATTGTGTATGGGTGGTTTAGCTGGCTAGTGCATATATGTGCGCTAGCTGTTCCCTTGGAAATTAGCTCAATTCTGGCTATGCTCGCAGTTTCCGTCCACATTGATCCTCGGTCCTCACCTCGATGTGTACACTCAAAATTCGGCCAAGCCAGAAGAACGATACGGTGATGATCCGACCGAGTGGGTTCCATGAACTACTCTTCATAACTGTGCCGGCGCCTGCCTAGGGGTGGAGTAGCAAAGAGAGGGAAACTCTCCTGTTCCTGGCCCCTTTACCCCTTTAGTCTCTTCTGTGCTGTCGATCATGAATATTATGTTCTATTTCTACTGACAATAAGGATGATGTGATTTACAGTGTATTCTCCTTCTGTCATCGTCAACCGGCCTGCACAGCAAATCTCTTCGGCGACCCACTATCCCCCTTGTGAGTTTCCCAAATGGGTATACAATCACTGTTTTACGGCGCATCCTGCGGAGAGTCTATCTCCGCTCGGTATCAATGCTGTCCGGTCCGATGCGTGCCATGTTATCTCTGGGTGCATTTATGGGGAATTTTTGGGTTACGTAGGAGATCGTGCTCGGTCGCGAGCAGCCGATAGATAGTCTCTTGTAGGGTTGCATTCGATCAATTTCGACTACATAACAGTCTGTACTCGTGGGTGCCTACTAGTAATAGCGCTGCTGCGGTCATGCGTATCGGAGAGGGCTGAATAGTAGAATGATCGCTCGAGGAGAGTACTAAACCATCTGGGGCTGGGATTTCCCGAAAGGGCTCCTGAGACATATACATTCGATTCAACCAAGTAAATGGCCTGGTCAATCTATCGTCGAACTAACCATTACACTTTACTAGGTTGTCAATCATTGAGATCAACGCTATGTCTCACAATATGCACATCTTATTTCGTAATAGGACTCGCACCTCGTAGCATCAGACATCATCTCTAGCATGTGAATGCGACAAGCTGAAACTTAAACCTCCCTCTGTGTAGTGGATAGTGGAAGAGCTCCTATAGCCAAGGGAGCCAACCTATTTCAAGCAAcaggcaagatggccgagcggTCTAAGGCGCTAGGGTCAGGCTATCTGATCACGCATGTTCTTCGGAGCATTCCTAGTCTCGAAAGGggcgtgggttcgaatcccactcttgtcataTCTTTTTGCATTTTTTCCCGCTACATCCGATACGACTACCTCAACTGATACAAAAGAAAACGATGCAATGATttaatttccttttttacaATCCGGATTAGAGAGTTCCTTCACCCAACCGCTAGCATCGTCACCTCCCACTCTACCATCACGGATCGGTCCAGTTCTCCCGCTCATAAGAATTCCAACAATTGTCCCCAGACATCTATAGCGTAAACCAGTCTGGACATCTAACCCTACAGATATCAACAAAACCTGCAAGTAAATCAATTCCAATGAATCAAAAGCATCCGAGCTCAGCCGCCGGAATCATCTTCCCAACCCACAACCACCCAAACCTTACACACTGCTCACCAAAGCTTAACACAGTCTGGCCAAACCTACATCCCACCGCAGTCATGGTTGTGTCATCGTGGCGACCGTCCGGATTCAAATATAAGAGGACCTAAACAGCAAGTATTATctcccaacagcaacagccatTATTGGTGGTCACTAGGTACATACTgcatacatcatcatctaacTCCCAAACCAACAACCATGCCGAACCCAAGTCTAAGTTACGGAAATGGCATGTCATCCGGAGCCAAGTGAGCCGCACTCTATCCCTTCACCTACACCATCGTATACTAATGATATCCAATGGATTGATAGGTCCCGGAATACCGCCTTCCTAACCATGTTCGCGGTTATCTCCGGCGCCTTGCTCACATTCCGGATGCAGTCGCCACGCAAGGAGCAGAGATACTCTCCCGAGGGAGACCAGCAGGCTATTGACGGGGAGAATAAACTTGGGCGCTCGATGTTCGTCTCTGATGGGGATCGGGAGGCTGTTAGGGGTGGGAAGCCTGGGGAACCGAAGGTTGGTCGTGCGCCGCATGAGGGGTTGGGTGGTCGGTGATGATTTTATATGAAGTGTGGGTTGCGTGAGGGGAGGTATCGTGCATGGGCATATTGCATAACGTTGCTTTGTTGCTTCGTTGGGGTTGAAAAGTAGGGCATGTGGAATAGGTCTGGTACCTTGTACTCGTACATTGTGTTTGTTTTGGTGATGCATAgagaatttattttcttggaTTTATTGAACGCAGGTTCATTATGCCATGCTGGCTATGCGGGACTCAATTGGAAGGTTCTCTGCTAGGATTTCTGCTCCGTGGCATCCTCCTTCAGCACCCGGGCTGATACCAGTGGACTCTCGTCCAGGATCCGCGTGAAGTCATGAGCGTCGACACAGGCCTGACGCGAGTTGAGCACGCTGGGCTCTGCGCGCCTGAAGACGTCATTCTCGTAGACGTCCAATGCATCTCGCAGTGCTTGTGTCG belongs to Aspergillus luchuensis IFO 4308 DNA, chromosome 3, nearly complete sequence and includes:
- a CDS encoding FMN-binding negative transcriptional regulator (COG:K;~EggNog:ENOG410PM5K;~InterPro:IPR012349,IPR007396;~PFAM:PF04299), with product MYMKEIYTDSTPSTLHTFIQQNPLGVLTTAIPSPLHPLLQSTHIPWVLDIPPPTTTTDDTNNKIKLRGHIARANPQCAAILDSLATQSEAILPTEVLILFTSPYHSYITPHFYTTTKPQTGKVAPTWNYAAVQVYGRVRIYNPRSEGEGGQQASMFLNKQLRDLSAHCEGNIMGYTTTSTSDTHNNPEEKSCPRAWTVDEAPEAYINILKKNIVGIEVTVERMEGKFKMSQERGEGDREGILRGLDGMGGDVARGVAGMVYLIRHVPSEHS
- a CDS encoding uncharacterized protein (COG:S;~EggNog:ENOG410PS88;~InterPro:IPR022596,IPR023041;~PFAM:PF11710,PF11970;~TransMembrane:7 (n2-10c17/18o47-69i89-111o131-153i165-187o214-234i260-280o292-313i)), which translates into the protein MLSLAIQSLLYEADAHAANPALQRRSSSSSTQGEAVMSPLPSLQTKGLIVISALATVSLICTLSLLTFFTYRFIFWKRHYKRYIGYNQYVVLMFNLILADFIQSLGFIISLRWIQTNSVTAADPACFLQGIWLQIGDPMSGLFVLAIAAHTFMHVTLGYQISHRLFVSIICGLWLFGVITTVIPIAAHGRYVWYPAVAWCWMTPKYESMRLWTHYFWIFASEFFTVVLYAIMFLQLRKRIAESAILGEHNSESLTRLKRVIFHMALYPVVYICLTLPLAAGRMASASGHSPSVLYFCFAGSFMTLCGFCDSLMYTLSRRSVVLEPEARIHGSSNKYSSRPNKSSVAHHYGNSIDGKGPTNTTIARGRSDSTEEMIGKDGLELAPMGVVLQHTTIEVTHEAAYDSASSNLSGQRERSSIYH
- a CDS encoding uncharacterized protein (TransMembrane:1 (o20-37i)) translates to MPNPSLSYGNGMSSGAKSRNTAFLTMFAVISGALLTFRMQSPRKEQRYSPEGDQQAIDGENKLGRSMFVSDGDREAVRGGKPGEPKVGRAPHEGLGGR